A single genomic interval of Alligator mississippiensis isolate rAllMis1 chromosome 15, rAllMis1, whole genome shotgun sequence harbors:
- the ANKRD35 gene encoding ankyrin repeat domain-containing protein 35 isoform X2, producing the protein MKKMFSCSSSQVAVESWNKHDQKLLEAVEKGDVVRVASLAARKTARPTKLNALGQSAFHIAASQGLTECLSLLLNHGAEVNQKNDDGSSALHLATIACQPQCVKVLLQHGANEDCVDGQNRTPLHWAAHSGCASSVLLLCDHEAFLDVADNSGQTPLMIAAQGNHAAICSQLLQRGAKVDLADKDGKTALILACEKGSTELAQLLLSHGADVALADGAGHDALNHATRAQSRPLQRLLRRALNKKKRREIRAARQSSSKTQVVGGNVLASSDSSLTLQSEGTTEDDGDVSEDLDAEEWRCRYEDEQARVQQLKQQLASKTQECQAMAKGCRAMRERVWDQVQELDQLLPERRNQASAMPCLNYSQDATEEDYYLNLLTEQVQELKRSQQETGKGGRARLKWPGEEEEEKKRHEEELKRLRGEVAAALEEKASALRRVQEMEGHLENMRAVLAVYETKKRTQSETLEELQARVTELDRDNQRLRELLAQQQDEQGSPDRARSRPASGEELEQLLSWMQGECAQLDKEKGMVLAKNKGLKWEVEEALRGKLHLEVVPAGAVRKSLAAWEKMVVGLERLLAKTAATNTSFLERARPLQATISAPPCEDPPAGAVNGTAVSPTQERSNGFSHHEEENHIFGDKAKLLSEPEKGRLDKAQDQDGTSRPLWLRPRNSLVEAKKRARRRSSDLEKEVLDLKQNNGSLLHELTQLGKEREKLQEELRSLCERPQGDGAPGADPETVVEELRQKVALLSQELLAEKEETKKLWLRLEAQRKEIVLLRDGFLQQMGEAEGTGGHSLGPCILKELHWKLDSLVKKHNEALQLVSEMEEDCQAPATPCKSPAHANGHQEMENAKDDLPVGPWRLATELERDLGEAKEALRAVRVGLGSRGQETAKLSKLLESLAGKTAKLRAEEEAALRKHDKAQRDLALQAEALEEELRALEKRYEEAVKESARWEEATMAERQKSQELLANAAEQEREAGVLRDKATQLQHMVEKLNERAEELARACQDKEGKIKKLLEETEKLSAEVLSFRSQNAQLQLQMEVQQKNHQDIVAVYRTHLLNAAQGFMDEEVHAMLLRILKTPDD; encoded by the exons GTAGAGAGCTGGAACAAGCATGACCAGAAGCTTCTTGAGGCCGTGGAGAAGGGGGACGTGGTCCGAGTGGCCAGCCTGGCTGCCAGGAAGACAGCAAGACCCACCAAGCTCAATGCCCTGGGCCAGTCCGC GTTCCACATCGCAGCCTCCCAGGGCCTCACCGAGTGCTTGAGCCTCCTGCTGAACCATGGGGCCGAGGTCAACCAGAAGAACGATGATG GCAGCAGTGCGCTGCATCTGGCCACCAttgcctgccagccccagtgtGTGAAGGTGCTCCTGCAG catggagccaacgAGGACTGCGTGGATGGGCAGAACCGCACTCCTCTGCACTGGGCCG CCCACTCTGGATGTGCCTCCAGCGTGCTGCTGCTGTGCGATCATGAGGCCTTCCTGGACGTTGCTGATAAC AGTGGACAGACACCCCTGATGATCGCAGCCCAGGGGAACCACGCAGCCATCTGCTCTCAGCTGCTCCAGAGAGGGGCCAAGGTCGACCTGGCTGACAAGGACGGGAA GACTGCTCTGATCCTGGCCTGTGAGaagggcagcacggagctggcCCAGTTGCTCCTCAGCCACGGAGCGGACGTTGCCCTGGCAGATGGGGCAGGCCACGATGCCCTGAATCACGCTACACGGGCTCAGAGCCGCCCGCTGCAGAGGCTGCTGCGTCGGGCTCTGAATAAGAAGAAGAGGAGAG AGATCAGAGCTGCCCGCCAGTCAAGCAGCAAGACACAG GTGGTGGGAGGCAATGTCCTGGCAAGCAGCGACAGCAGCCTGACCCTGCAGAGTGAGGGGACCACTGAGGATGATGGGGACGTCTCGGAAGACCTGGACGCGGAGGAGTGGCGGTGCCGCTATGAAGACGAGCAGGCACGGGtgcagcagctgaagcagcagctggccaGCAAGACGCAGGAGTGCCAGGCGATGGCCAAGGGCTGCCGGGCCATGAGGGAGCGCGTCTGGGACCAGGTGCAGGAGCTGGACCAGCTGCTGCCCGAGAGGAGGAACCAAGCCAGCGCCATGCCCTGCCTCAACTACAGCCAGGACGCCACGGAAGAGGATTACTACCTGAACCTCTTGACCGAGCAAGTGCAAGAGCTTAAGAGGAGCCAGCAAGAGACCGGGAAGGGCGGCCGCGCCAGGCTGAAGTGgcctggagaggaggaggaggagaaaaagcgCCATGAAGAAGAGCTGAAGCGGCTGCGGGGGGAGGTGGCCGCGGCGCTGGAGGAGAAAGCAAGCGCCCTGCGGCGGGTGCAAGAGATGGAGGGCCACCTGGAGAACATGCGGGCCGTCCTGGCCGTCTACGAGACCAAGAAGCGCACCCAGAGCGAGacgctggaggagctccaggcccgGGTGACCGAGCTGGACAGGGACAACCAGCGGCTGCGGGAGCTGCTTGCCCAGCAGCAGGATGAACAGGGGAGCCCTGACCGGGCAAGGTCCCGGCCCGCCAGCGGCgaggagctggagcagctcctgtcCTGGATGCAGGGGGAGTGTGCCCAGCTGGACAAGGAGAAGGGCATGGTGTTGGCCAAGAACAAGGGGCTGAAGTGGGAGGTGGAAGAGGCCCTGCGGGGCAAGCTGCACCTCGAGGTGGTGCCCGCCGGAGCTGTGCGGAAGAGCCTGGCGGCCTGGGAGAAGATGGTGGTGGGCCTGGAGCGCCTGCTGGCCAAGACAGCGGCCACCAACACCAGCTTCCTGGAGAGAGCCAGGCCTTTGCAAGCCACCATCTCGGCACCTCCATGCGAGGACCCGCCGGCAGGGGCGGTCAACGGCACGGCAGTCTCCCCCACTCAGGAGCGGAGCAATGGCTTCAGTCACCATGAGGAGGAGAATCACATCTTCGGGGACAAGGCCAAGCTCCTGTCCGAGCCAGAGAAGGGCAGGCTGGACAAGGCCCAGGACCAAGATGGCACCAGCCGGCCGCTCTGGCTGAGGCCCAGGAACAGCTTGGTGGAGGCCAAGAAACGCGCCAGGCGGAGGAGCTCGGACCTCGAGAAGGAGGTGCTGGACCTCAAGCAGAACAACGGCAGCCTCCTTCACGAGCTGACCCAGCTGGGCAAGGAGCGGGAGAAGCTGCAGGAAGAGCTGCGGAGCCTGTGCGAGCGGCCCCAGGGCGATGGGGCTCCCGGCGCTGACCCCGAAACTGTGGTCGAGGAGCTGAGGCAGAAGGTGGCCTTGCTGTCCCAGGAGCTGTTGGCCGAGAAAGAGGAGACCAAGAAGCTGTGGCTGAGGCTGGAGGCCCAGAGGAAGGAGATCGTGCTTCTCCGGGACGGCTTCTTGCAGCAGATGGGGGAGGCCGAGGGCACGGGCGGCCACAGCCTGGGCCCCTGCATCCTCAAGGAGCTGCACTGGAAGCTGGACAGCCTGGTGAAGAAGCACAACGAGGCCCTGCAGCTGGTGTCGGAGATGGAGGAGGATTGCCAGGCTCCCGCCACACCATGCAAGAGCCCCGCTCATGCCAATGGCCATCAGGAAATGGAGAACGCCAAGGATGACCTGCCAGTGGGACCCTGGCGGCTGGCGACTGAGCTGGAGCGCGACCTGGGTGAGGCGAAGGAGGCGCTCAGGGCCGTCCGGGTCGGCCTGGGCAGTCGGGGCCAGGAGACGGCCAAGCTGAGCAAGCTGCTGGAGAGCCTGGCCGGGAAGACGGCCAAGCTGCGTGCAGAGGAGGAGGCTGCCCTGAGGAAGCACGACAAAGCCCAGCGGGACCTGGCGCTCCAGGCCGAGGCGCTGGAAGAGGAGCTGAGGGCCCTGGAGAAGCGGTATGAGGAGGCGGTCAAGGAGTCAGCCCGCTGGGAGGAGGCCACCATGGCCGAGAGGCAgaagagccaggagctgctggccaATGCGGCGGAGCAGGAGCGGGAAGCCGGGGTGCTGAGGGACAAGGCCACGCAGCTGCAGCACATGGTGGAGAAGCTCAATGAGAGGGCGGAGGAGCTGGCCAGGGCCTGCCAGGACAAGGAGGGCAAG ATTAAGAAGCTGCTGGAGGAGACAGAGAAGCTCTCGGCCGAGGTGCTGTCCTTCCGCAGCCAGAacgcccagctccagctgcagatgGAG GTTCAACAGAAAAATCACCAGGACATAGTTGCTGTCTACAGAACCCACTTGCTCAACGCCGCCCAG GGCTTCATGGATGAAGAGGTTCACGCGATGCTGCTGCGGATCCTGAAGACGCCGGACGACTGA
- the ANKRD35 gene encoding ankyrin repeat domain-containing protein 35 isoform X1, whose product MKKMFSCSSSQVAVESWNKHDQKLLEAVEKGDVVRVASLAARKTARPTKLNALGQSAFHIAASQGLTECLSLLLNHGAEVNQKNDDGSSALHLATIACQPQCVKVLLQHGANEDCVDGQNRTPLHWAAHSGCASSVLLLCDHEAFLDVADNSGQTPLMIAAQGNHAAICSQLLQRGAKVDLADKDGKTALILACEKGSTELAQLLLSHGADVALADGAGHDALNHATRAQSRPLQRLLRRALNKKKRREIRAARQSSSKTQVVGGNVLASSDSSLTLQSEGTTEDDGDVSEDLDAEEWRCRYEDEQARVQQLKQQLASKTQECQAMAKGCRAMRERVWDQVQELDQLLPERRNQASAMPCLNYSQDATEEDYYLNLLTEQVQELKRSQQETGKGGRARLKWPGEEEEEKKRHEEELKRLRGEVAAALEEKASALRRVQEMEGHLENMRAVLAVYETKKRTQSETLEELQARVTELDRDNQRLRELLAQQQDEQGSPDRARSRPASGEELEQLLSWMQGECAQLDKEKGMVLAKNKGLKWEVEEALRGKLHLEVVPAGAVRKSLAAWEKMVVGLERLLAKTAATNTSFLERARPLQATISAPPCEDPPAGAVNGTAVSPTQERSNGFSHHEEENHIFGDKAKLLSEPEKGRLDKAQDQDGTSRPLWLRPRNSLVEAKKRARRRSSDLEKEVLDLKQNNGSLLHELTQLGKEREKLQEELRSLCERPQGDGAPGADPETVVEELRQKVALLSQELLAEKEETKKLWLRLEAQRKEIVLLRDGFLQQMGEAEGTGGHSLGPCILKELHWKLDSLVKKHNEALQLVSEMEEDCQAPATPCKSPAHANGHQEMENAKDDLPVGPWRLATELERDLGEAKEALRAVRVGLGSRGQETAKLSKLLESLAGKTAKLRAEEEAALRKHDKAQRDLALQAEALEEELRALEKRYEEAVKESARWEEATMAERQKSQELLANAAEQEREAGVLRDKATQLQHMVEKLNERAEELARACQDKEGKIKKLLEETEKLSAEVLSFRSQNAQLQLQMEVQQKNHQDIVAVYRTHLLNAAQFPLQPPPVPAAQLACGHQLSNSQYPSMLSDVGRRWVATLPWQLRVGPASWKQ is encoded by the exons GTAGAGAGCTGGAACAAGCATGACCAGAAGCTTCTTGAGGCCGTGGAGAAGGGGGACGTGGTCCGAGTGGCCAGCCTGGCTGCCAGGAAGACAGCAAGACCCACCAAGCTCAATGCCCTGGGCCAGTCCGC GTTCCACATCGCAGCCTCCCAGGGCCTCACCGAGTGCTTGAGCCTCCTGCTGAACCATGGGGCCGAGGTCAACCAGAAGAACGATGATG GCAGCAGTGCGCTGCATCTGGCCACCAttgcctgccagccccagtgtGTGAAGGTGCTCCTGCAG catggagccaacgAGGACTGCGTGGATGGGCAGAACCGCACTCCTCTGCACTGGGCCG CCCACTCTGGATGTGCCTCCAGCGTGCTGCTGCTGTGCGATCATGAGGCCTTCCTGGACGTTGCTGATAAC AGTGGACAGACACCCCTGATGATCGCAGCCCAGGGGAACCACGCAGCCATCTGCTCTCAGCTGCTCCAGAGAGGGGCCAAGGTCGACCTGGCTGACAAGGACGGGAA GACTGCTCTGATCCTGGCCTGTGAGaagggcagcacggagctggcCCAGTTGCTCCTCAGCCACGGAGCGGACGTTGCCCTGGCAGATGGGGCAGGCCACGATGCCCTGAATCACGCTACACGGGCTCAGAGCCGCCCGCTGCAGAGGCTGCTGCGTCGGGCTCTGAATAAGAAGAAGAGGAGAG AGATCAGAGCTGCCCGCCAGTCAAGCAGCAAGACACAG GTGGTGGGAGGCAATGTCCTGGCAAGCAGCGACAGCAGCCTGACCCTGCAGAGTGAGGGGACCACTGAGGATGATGGGGACGTCTCGGAAGACCTGGACGCGGAGGAGTGGCGGTGCCGCTATGAAGACGAGCAGGCACGGGtgcagcagctgaagcagcagctggccaGCAAGACGCAGGAGTGCCAGGCGATGGCCAAGGGCTGCCGGGCCATGAGGGAGCGCGTCTGGGACCAGGTGCAGGAGCTGGACCAGCTGCTGCCCGAGAGGAGGAACCAAGCCAGCGCCATGCCCTGCCTCAACTACAGCCAGGACGCCACGGAAGAGGATTACTACCTGAACCTCTTGACCGAGCAAGTGCAAGAGCTTAAGAGGAGCCAGCAAGAGACCGGGAAGGGCGGCCGCGCCAGGCTGAAGTGgcctggagaggaggaggaggagaaaaagcgCCATGAAGAAGAGCTGAAGCGGCTGCGGGGGGAGGTGGCCGCGGCGCTGGAGGAGAAAGCAAGCGCCCTGCGGCGGGTGCAAGAGATGGAGGGCCACCTGGAGAACATGCGGGCCGTCCTGGCCGTCTACGAGACCAAGAAGCGCACCCAGAGCGAGacgctggaggagctccaggcccgGGTGACCGAGCTGGACAGGGACAACCAGCGGCTGCGGGAGCTGCTTGCCCAGCAGCAGGATGAACAGGGGAGCCCTGACCGGGCAAGGTCCCGGCCCGCCAGCGGCgaggagctggagcagctcctgtcCTGGATGCAGGGGGAGTGTGCCCAGCTGGACAAGGAGAAGGGCATGGTGTTGGCCAAGAACAAGGGGCTGAAGTGGGAGGTGGAAGAGGCCCTGCGGGGCAAGCTGCACCTCGAGGTGGTGCCCGCCGGAGCTGTGCGGAAGAGCCTGGCGGCCTGGGAGAAGATGGTGGTGGGCCTGGAGCGCCTGCTGGCCAAGACAGCGGCCACCAACACCAGCTTCCTGGAGAGAGCCAGGCCTTTGCAAGCCACCATCTCGGCACCTCCATGCGAGGACCCGCCGGCAGGGGCGGTCAACGGCACGGCAGTCTCCCCCACTCAGGAGCGGAGCAATGGCTTCAGTCACCATGAGGAGGAGAATCACATCTTCGGGGACAAGGCCAAGCTCCTGTCCGAGCCAGAGAAGGGCAGGCTGGACAAGGCCCAGGACCAAGATGGCACCAGCCGGCCGCTCTGGCTGAGGCCCAGGAACAGCTTGGTGGAGGCCAAGAAACGCGCCAGGCGGAGGAGCTCGGACCTCGAGAAGGAGGTGCTGGACCTCAAGCAGAACAACGGCAGCCTCCTTCACGAGCTGACCCAGCTGGGCAAGGAGCGGGAGAAGCTGCAGGAAGAGCTGCGGAGCCTGTGCGAGCGGCCCCAGGGCGATGGGGCTCCCGGCGCTGACCCCGAAACTGTGGTCGAGGAGCTGAGGCAGAAGGTGGCCTTGCTGTCCCAGGAGCTGTTGGCCGAGAAAGAGGAGACCAAGAAGCTGTGGCTGAGGCTGGAGGCCCAGAGGAAGGAGATCGTGCTTCTCCGGGACGGCTTCTTGCAGCAGATGGGGGAGGCCGAGGGCACGGGCGGCCACAGCCTGGGCCCCTGCATCCTCAAGGAGCTGCACTGGAAGCTGGACAGCCTGGTGAAGAAGCACAACGAGGCCCTGCAGCTGGTGTCGGAGATGGAGGAGGATTGCCAGGCTCCCGCCACACCATGCAAGAGCCCCGCTCATGCCAATGGCCATCAGGAAATGGAGAACGCCAAGGATGACCTGCCAGTGGGACCCTGGCGGCTGGCGACTGAGCTGGAGCGCGACCTGGGTGAGGCGAAGGAGGCGCTCAGGGCCGTCCGGGTCGGCCTGGGCAGTCGGGGCCAGGAGACGGCCAAGCTGAGCAAGCTGCTGGAGAGCCTGGCCGGGAAGACGGCCAAGCTGCGTGCAGAGGAGGAGGCTGCCCTGAGGAAGCACGACAAAGCCCAGCGGGACCTGGCGCTCCAGGCCGAGGCGCTGGAAGAGGAGCTGAGGGCCCTGGAGAAGCGGTATGAGGAGGCGGTCAAGGAGTCAGCCCGCTGGGAGGAGGCCACCATGGCCGAGAGGCAgaagagccaggagctgctggccaATGCGGCGGAGCAGGAGCGGGAAGCCGGGGTGCTGAGGGACAAGGCCACGCAGCTGCAGCACATGGTGGAGAAGCTCAATGAGAGGGCGGAGGAGCTGGCCAGGGCCTGCCAGGACAAGGAGGGCAAG ATTAAGAAGCTGCTGGAGGAGACAGAGAAGCTCTCGGCCGAGGTGCTGTCCTTCCGCAGCCAGAacgcccagctccagctgcagatgGAG GTTCAACAGAAAAATCACCAGGACATAGTTGCTGTCTACAGAACCCACTTGCTCAACGCCGCCCAG